The DNA region CATAAACTTTGGAACCGTTGCTTTGTGTTTTAGGCCACCTTTTTATACTACAAGTGGGTTCATAGCATTAGGCATTTCTAATAAACTCGTTTAAACGAGGCACACACGACTTGGTTAAgtgaacataacataaaaagtcTTATAGGGGAATCACACCCCCGACGCTCAAGCAACACTGCAGACGATCCGAGTCTCTCTCATGCATCGTCCAACAACACAGACTGTCCATTGACATCCTTTTATCGACCGCGTTATGGAGGTAGACATACCCTTGGGGTGGAAATCACTTAACCTCGAGCGGTATGATGAGACAACAGATCCAGACGAGCATTTGGACGCCTTCCTAACATAGACAAACCTTTACACCAATGACGACACAATTCTATGTCGTGTCTTCCCTATATCCCTCGAGGGAGCAACATTGACATGGTATGGTGGACTCCCACCAAGATCCATAGATAGCTTCGACACCCTCATCGAACGATTCAGTGTGCAGTACGCCACCAGTAGGTCTCATTGCATGACCTTGGCTGCCTTGGCCAATCTACGACAAGCAGACGATGAATCCCTCAGAAAGTTCATTGGCAAATTTGGGCGCACAGTCGTCCAGATCCGAAATCTCAACCCTGAGATAAAGTTGCATTCCATGCTTCTCGCACTACACCCTAGCAAGTTCGTAGATAGTTTGTGCAAAAAACTACCTGGTAGCATGGATGAGCCGCACGAACGAGCCAAGGGTTACATCCAGAtagaagaaatgtccaaattcTGGAATGAAGTCTACCAAGTCAAACAAAAGTGTGAAAGGTGCAAAGCAAACACCAAGACCTACTTGCACAAGTCAGACAAGAGGCACAAGCTAGACAAGTGCCAACCTCTCTCCAAAAGGCCCGGTATGAGCGTTAGATACCCTTGACGGCCAATCGTACCACGATTCTTGAGGAAGCCTTCGACCTGGAGGTACCTGTCCGGCTACCCCAAATGAAATCTCTGAGGCCAGGGTCAGACGCAACCAAGTACTGCAAGTTTCACCGCAGTATTGAACACAACACCAAAGATTGTTGGGCCTTGAACGGCAAGATCGAAGAACTTATACAGGCTGGATACTTAGCCCAGTTTGTTAAGAGACCAGACCACTACCAGGCAGGAGCAAGGCCTAAAGGACATCAAGAGGAGCAACACAAGAACCAAGAAGTAGACAGGAGAAGAGTGGAAGACCGAGGTAGACAGAGACAACAACCACAGCGGCACGAGCGACCACCTTCACCAGAATAGGAATCCGCTAGCACATCAGAGGTGTAATCAACACCATCGCTAGAGGCTTTTCCTATGAAGGATAGTCCAACCAGTCCCGAAAGCAGCACCTACACACTATCTGGGAcatcaacattaattttttcgACACCTCCTATAGCGAAGTGTCCCTCCTATCACCTTTACGACACAAGGACTTCAGGGGCATCAATCTCATCAACCAAGACAATCCCGATGGTTGTCTCCATCATCATAGTGAATTTCATGGTGTCTAGGGTCCTCATCGACCAGGACAATTTCCCTAACATCCTGTATTGGAAAACATTCCAGAGACTCGAGGTTTCACTCGACATTGTCCACCCTTACGCAAGTCCATTCCTCGACTTTATAGGCGAGAGAGTCGAAACCCGAGGCTATGTGGACTTGATGACCACCTTCGGTCAGGGCA from Glycine soja cultivar W05 unplaced genomic scaffold, ASM419377v2 tig00106172_1_pilon, whole genome shotgun sequence includes:
- the LOC114404748 gene encoding uncharacterized protein LOC114404748 → MVDVDVVKEQVPQNLEPTKCDGWDWYEWDHLSHPLFGPLEKMTNLYTNDDTILCRVFPISLEGATLTWYGGLPPRSIDSFDTLIERFSVQYATSRSHCMTLAALANLRQADDESLRKFIGKFGRTVVQIRNLNPEIKLHSMLLALHPSKFVDSLCKKLPGSMDEPHERAKGYIQIEEMSKFWNEVYQVKQKCERCKANTKTYLHKSDKRHKLDKCQPLSKRPGSDATKYCKFHRSIEHNTKDCWALNGKIEELIQAGYLAQFVKRPDHYQAGARPKGHQEEQHKNQEVDRRRVEDRGRQRQQPQRHERPPSPE